From Spirosoma aerolatum, one genomic window encodes:
- a CDS encoding LytR/AlgR family response regulator transcription factor encodes MDTPLKLLVVEDDMIIAANIALQLTRLGYEVSGIVPRGEEAILHAETNRPDLILLDISLKGSLDGIDTAHAIHQQWNIPIIYVTANTDEATFARAKKTHPYAYIAKPIRAIELQRAIELAMSRLADEPPTAANPAPDAPFVLSDRIFVRHREKIVKIFIADILYVEADRNYCHLYTANKEYLLTTTLKVMEDKLPANFFVRVHRSYLANLTQVDEVGEGHIGIGGKTIPLSHLLRETLLKRIQTI; translated from the coding sequence ATGGACACCCCTTTGAAGTTGCTCGTCGTGGAGGACGACATGATCATTGCCGCCAACATCGCCCTGCAACTCACCAGACTTGGCTATGAGGTCAGCGGGATTGTGCCCAGGGGCGAAGAAGCCATCCTACATGCTGAAACCAACCGGCCTGACCTGATTCTGCTCGATATCAGTCTCAAAGGCTCACTCGACGGTATCGATACCGCCCATGCTATCCACCAGCAGTGGAACATCCCAATTATTTACGTCACGGCCAATACCGACGAGGCTACCTTTGCCCGGGCAAAAAAAACACATCCCTACGCTTACATCGCCAAGCCGATCCGGGCCATTGAGTTACAACGGGCTATCGAGCTGGCCATGAGCCGCCTGGCCGACGAGCCTCCCACCGCTGCCAACCCTGCCCCCGACGCACCCTTTGTGCTCAGTGACCGGATTTTTGTGCGGCACCGCGAAAAGATCGTCAAGATTTTCATCGCCGATATTCTCTACGTGGAAGCTGACCGCAACTATTGCCACCTCTACACGGCCAACAAAGAATATCTGCTGACAACGACCCTGAAGGTGATGGAAGACAAACTCCCGGCCAACTTTTTTGTACGTGTACACCGCTCCTATCTGGCCAATCTGACGCAGGTTGATGAGGTAGGCGAAGGTCATATCGGAATTGGGGGTAAAACAATTCCGCTCAGCCACCTCCTGCGCGAGACACTACTGAAACGAATTCAGACCATTTGA
- a CDS encoding NAD-dependent epimerase/dehydratase family protein — MQTVGILGGAGFIGSYITQKFLTEGYVVKVSASDPANAEKYAHLSTLNRAENLMLVTCDVRDVAALELFMQGCTIVVHGGTPFQLAVEDPQRDLLDPTIRGTENFLAIAKRTEGLKSVVFIASVASYNTSFPMPHPNHPAGQVFSEADTPWFSAEDHPYGQAKFLANQVVRKFIEDNPDLPFEITTVSPVFVIGTSLSPRADSTSMGMLHLFKNKFAPNPFVEMLFANDIAFSVVDVRDVAEAVFQAATRSGLHGKNYLLSSESYRISDLSLMLNQQPPAVEAALVYSNTLATNDLGVAFRSAQETLQQAV, encoded by the coding sequence ATGCAAACGGTAGGCATCCTTGGCGGTGCTGGCTTCATTGGCAGCTACATCACCCAAAAATTTCTGACCGAAGGATATGTCGTGAAAGTATCGGCTTCTGACCCGGCCAACGCCGAAAAGTACGCTCACCTGAGCACCCTCAACAGGGCCGAAAACCTGATGCTGGTGACCTGCGATGTGCGCGATGTGGCTGCACTTGAGTTGTTTATGCAGGGCTGCACGATTGTGGTACACGGCGGCACACCTTTTCAACTGGCAGTAGAAGACCCGCAGCGCGACCTGCTAGACCCCACCATCCGGGGTACAGAAAATTTTCTGGCCATCGCCAAGCGAACCGAGGGGCTCAAAAGTGTGGTGTTCATCGCTTCGGTGGCGTCCTATAATACTTCGTTTCCAATGCCTCACCCTAACCACCCCGCCGGTCAGGTATTTTCCGAAGCTGATACGCCCTGGTTCAGTGCGGAAGACCATCCCTACGGACAAGCCAAGTTTCTGGCCAACCAGGTCGTACGGAAATTCATCGAGGACAACCCGGATTTACCCTTCGAGATCACTACCGTTTCGCCCGTTTTTGTCATTGGCACCAGCTTGTCGCCCCGCGCCGATTCAACGTCGATGGGTATGCTCCACCTGTTTAAAAACAAGTTCGCCCCCAACCCATTCGTCGAGATGCTGTTTGCCAACGATATAGCCTTTTCGGTGGTGGATGTGCGCGATGTGGCCGAGGCCGTTTTTCAGGCAGCTACCCGGTCGGGCTTGCACGGCAAAAACTACCTCCTTTCGAGTGAAAGTTACCGCATCTCCGATCTGTCGCTTATGCTGAACCAGCAACCGCCCGCAGTCGAAGCTGCACTTGTATACAGCAACACCCTGGCGACCAATGACCTTGGCGTAGCGTTCAGGTCGGCACAGGAAACGTTACAGCAGGCCGTGTAG
- a CDS encoding nuclear transport factor 2 family protein — MKTSNLVFLMARLLTLLLLPAFAATTLAQGLNPEAVAFTKTYQTAYNKGDRPTLMTLFADNVGWVNPDGSVTPGSKADVEADYVRDFGETAGSYMDFAVVSTEAQPDGKVKIGTTVSGYDFVRKTGAKLNPTAGTYEMLIGKVGGQWKISQVKWTMNTIGLEMRDLMKRFQDAYNREDVATLKMMFTADAVRTATDGTTTKGAAIVDFYTQGFVDADVTNVISLASVSPQFDGSVIFTGTYHLTGRSAKGERIVREGAYSNTAVKENGQWKISRNTQSKLVKTVVYHKVADYVAWKKGFDLFYNERMLAGELSAEVSTLADDPNTVCIISEWASPDAPKAFFARPDLAETMRKDGVIGKPTMLIMSKE, encoded by the coding sequence ATGAAAACCAGTAATCTAGTTTTCCTCATGGCCCGGCTGTTGACGCTGCTGCTCCTCCCGGCTTTCGCAGCCACCACCCTCGCTCAGGGCCTCAACCCCGAAGCGGTTGCCTTTACCAAAACCTACCAGACTGCCTATAACAAAGGTGACCGGCCCACGCTGATGACCCTTTTTGCCGACAATGTTGGCTGGGTAAACCCCGATGGCAGTGTAACGCCCGGTTCTAAAGCCGATGTAGAAGCCGACTATGTACGCGATTTCGGCGAAACGGCCGGGTCGTATATGGACTTCGCGGTGGTCAGCACCGAGGCCCAGCCCGACGGCAAGGTGAAAATCGGCACGACCGTCAGCGGCTACGATTTTGTGCGGAAAACCGGCGCGAAGCTAAACCCTACAGCGGGCACCTACGAGATGCTGATCGGCAAGGTCGGCGGACAGTGGAAAATCAGTCAGGTCAAGTGGACTATGAACACGATTGGGCTTGAGATGCGCGACCTGATGAAGCGATTTCAGGATGCCTACAACCGCGAGGACGTAGCGACCCTGAAAATGATGTTCACCGCCGATGCCGTGCGGACAGCTACGGACGGCACCACCACAAAAGGGGCTGCGATAGTTGATTTTTACACACAGGGGTTTGTCGATGCTGACGTGACCAACGTCATTTCGCTGGCCAGTGTTAGCCCGCAATTCGATGGCAGCGTGATTTTCACGGGAACCTATCACCTAACGGGGCGGTCGGCAAAAGGAGAGCGGATCGTGCGAGAAGGGGCTTATAGCAACACGGCTGTCAAAGAGAACGGGCAGTGGAAGATCAGCCGCAACACACAATCCAAACTCGTCAAAACGGTGGTTTATCACAAAGTGGCCGACTATGTCGCCTGGAAAAAAGGCTTCGATCTGTTTTATAACGAACGAATGCTGGCAGGCGAACTAAGTGCCGAAGTCAGTACGCTGGCCGACGACCCCAACACGGTTTGTATCATCAGCGAGTGGGCCTCGCCCGACGCACCGAAGGCTTTTTTTGCTCGCCCGGATTTGGCGGAAACAATGCGGAAAGATGGTGTTATTGGTAAGCCTACTATGCTGATTATGAGCAAGGAATAA
- a CDS encoding nuclear transport factor 2 family protein: MRTNQVPKMLAVVMALFLFATGCNTPAKETATQTTDASAMTPEQKQAIEQEISSLVKEFFQQVEKLDIETCMTYFENTPDFQAVNPDGTLGDYDALKKLNADGFSQMKTLSVVPAKEVIRVLTDSLVLYTFSMEQNATLKTGQKMKFEHVAGTMLFTKINGAWKATFYHESAAAPVAVK; encoded by the coding sequence TTGAGAACCAATCAAGTACCCAAGATGCTGGCCGTTGTTATGGCCTTGTTCCTGTTTGCCACAGGTTGCAATACGCCCGCAAAGGAAACGGCTACCCAAACGACCGACGCGTCGGCAATGACACCTGAACAAAAGCAGGCGATTGAACAGGAAATTTCTTCCCTTGTGAAAGAATTCTTCCAACAGGTCGAAAAACTGGACATTGAAACGTGCATGACATACTTTGAAAATACACCTGATTTTCAGGCCGTCAATCCCGATGGCACCCTGGGCGACTACGATGCCCTCAAAAAACTGAACGCAGACGGGTTTAGCCAGATGAAGACGTTGAGTGTCGTGCCAGCTAAGGAAGTGATTCGGGTTTTGACTGACTCGCTGGTGCTTTATACGTTCTCGATGGAACAGAATGCAACGCTCAAAACCGGCCAGAAAATGAAGTTTGAGCACGTAGCGGGAACGATGCTCTTTACCAAAATCAATGGTGCGTGGAAAGCGACGTTTTACCACGAGTCGGCAGCGGCACCGGTAGCCGTTAAGTAG
- a CDS encoding alpha/beta hydrolase has translation MKNMYKNNSLLIIITLSVLLASATVHELMGQANSTPVINQKAEHILQSTINRTTYHLSISLPQHYSPKDTVRYPVLYILDGGLAFPIAHAARTSMDMFGDLDKMIIVGIEYEWKQSLTSWMTNRWKDYTPTKDAAFDASPTYTKAFGLTEGSLSSGGAPVFLDVIKTEIIPFIDKHYKTTTERGISGHSFGGLFVSYCLFMAPDLFDKYGINSPSLWWNSKELFKIEKTFSAKNQSLPVKIFMSVGSMEGKSMTPVMTAFADTLKSRNYKGLTLTTHIFDDETHMSVVPAMISRTLRVLYGHKK, from the coding sequence ATGAAGAATATGTACAAAAATAATTCACTCCTTATCATAATTACTTTATCAGTTTTATTAGCATCGGCAACCGTTCACGAATTAATGGGTCAGGCAAATTCTACACCCGTTATTAATCAAAAAGCAGAACATATTCTACAATCAACGATTAACAGGACTACGTATCATTTATCTATTTCATTACCTCAGCATTATTCTCCAAAAGACACAGTTCGTTATCCTGTATTATATATTCTGGACGGAGGATTAGCTTTTCCTATTGCCCATGCTGCCCGAACGTCAATGGACATGTTTGGCGATCTGGATAAAATGATAATTGTAGGAATTGAGTACGAATGGAAACAGTCACTAACATCTTGGATGACAAATAGATGGAAAGATTACACACCGACCAAAGATGCCGCATTTGATGCAAGTCCTACGTACACAAAAGCATTTGGTTTGACTGAAGGTTCTTTATCATCTGGAGGAGCTCCTGTTTTTTTAGATGTAATCAAAACAGAGATTATTCCATTTATTGATAAGCACTATAAAACCACAACAGAACGCGGTATTTCAGGGCATTCATTTGGCGGACTATTTGTGAGTTATTGTCTTTTTATGGCCCCAGATCTTTTCGATAAGTATGGCATAAATAGTCCCTCTTTATGGTGGAACAGTAAAGAACTGTTTAAAATTGAAAAAACATTTTCAGCAAAAAATCAATCGTTACCCGTCAAAATTTTCATGTCTGTTGGCAGCATGGAAGGCAAATCAATGACGCCTGTAATGACTGCGTTTGCAGATACGCTAAAGAGCAGAAATTACAAAGGGTTAACCCTCACTACGCACATATTTGACGATGAAACGCACATGTCGGTAGTGCCGGCGATGATTAGTCGAACACTCAGGGTGTTGTATGGCCACAAAAAATAA
- a CDS encoding proline iminopeptidase-family hydrolase gives MKISQFLSSLLPATFAVLLIGLTVAGCNPKPNADKANARQTYFAPADTGIQTGGVKIIPIKTPKGTFNVWTKRIGNNPTVKVLILHGGPGAGHEAYEVFESFLPKEGIEFIYYDQLGAGNSDRPIDKSLWVLPRFVDELEQVRVALGLNKDNFYLYGHSWGGILGIEYALKYGQNLRGLIISDMMSSAPAYSRYANEVLAKQMDPKVLAEIKALEAKGDFADPHYMELLLPNYYEKHICRIPASQWPEPLNRGFAKLNQEQYVTMQGPSEFGMAGNANLKNWDRSKDLPKITVPTLVIGATYDTMDPKHMEWMAGQVKNGTFLVCPNGSHFAMYDDQQTYFTGLISFLKKGN, from the coding sequence ATGAAGATCAGTCAATTTCTCTCTTCGCTCTTACCGGCCACTTTTGCTGTTTTGCTCATTGGCCTGACCGTTGCAGGCTGTAACCCAAAACCAAACGCCGACAAGGCTAACGCACGCCAAACCTACTTTGCCCCCGCCGATACGGGTATACAAACCGGGGGTGTGAAAATAATCCCGATCAAGACTCCGAAAGGCACATTCAACGTGTGGACGAAGCGGATTGGCAACAACCCAACGGTCAAGGTTTTGATTCTGCACGGCGGTCCCGGTGCAGGTCATGAGGCCTACGAGGTATTCGAGAGTTTTCTGCCCAAAGAAGGCATCGAGTTCATTTATTACGACCAGCTCGGCGCGGGTAACAGCGACCGCCCAATCGACAAGAGCTTGTGGGTGCTGCCCCGTTTTGTCGACGAACTGGAGCAGGTTCGGGTCGCTTTAGGGCTAAATAAAGACAATTTTTACCTCTATGGCCACTCGTGGGGCGGCATTCTGGGCATCGAGTACGCACTCAAATACGGGCAAAACCTCAGGGGATTAATTATCTCAGACATGATGAGCAGTGCGCCCGCCTACAGCCGCTATGCCAACGAGGTACTGGCCAAACAAATGGACCCAAAGGTGCTGGCCGAGATCAAAGCACTCGAAGCCAAAGGCGACTTCGCCGACCCGCACTATATGGAACTGTTGCTGCCCAATTATTACGAAAAACACATCTGCCGTATACCAGCTTCACAATGGCCCGAACCGCTGAACCGGGGGTTTGCCAAACTCAATCAGGAGCAGTACGTGACCATGCAGGGGCCAAGCGAGTTTGGCATGGCGGGCAATGCCAATCTAAAAAACTGGGATCGTAGCAAAGACCTGCCCAAAATTACTGTGCCGACGTTGGTTATCGGGGCCACCTACGACACGATGGACCCCAAACACATGGAATGGATGGCCGGGCAAGTGAAAAATGGTACGTTTCTAGTATGCCCCAACGGTAGCCATTTCGCGATGTATGACGATCAGCAAACGTATTTCACCGGGCTGATATCCTTTCTGAAAAAAGGGAATTGA
- a CDS encoding RidA family protein, with the protein MKANQFTMMLAAFAALTLFAVGCNTAPQKADEKPAAQSDAPEYFLLRPDVEKAYGYSHAVRIGNELKISGAVSMDEKGNLTAKGDLGQQMKNCYADLDKILKHYGYTWDDVVVENILTTNMPEFVNQSAYRNTIYKKQFPTGSWFGVKELALPGQLIEIELEAYKVR; encoded by the coding sequence ATGAAAGCCAATCAATTCACCATGATGCTGGCCGCTTTTGCCGCCCTGACCCTGTTTGCCGTCGGCTGCAATACCGCTCCCCAAAAAGCAGATGAGAAACCAGCGGCTCAATCCGATGCACCGGAGTACTTCCTGTTACGGCCCGACGTTGAAAAAGCGTATGGCTATTCCCATGCCGTTCGGATTGGCAATGAACTGAAAATATCGGGTGCGGTCAGTATGGACGAGAAAGGAAACCTGACGGCGAAAGGTGATCTGGGACAACAAATGAAAAATTGCTACGCCGATCTGGACAAAATTCTGAAGCACTATGGCTACACCTGGGACGACGTTGTAGTGGAGAATATTCTGACCACGAACATGCCCGAATTTGTGAACCAGTCGGCTTACCGGAATACGATCTACAAAAAGCAGTTTCCGACTGGGTCGTGGTTTGGCGTAAAGGAATTAGCCTTGCCCGGCCAGTTGATTGAGATTGAGTTAGAAGCCTATAAAGTGCGCTAA
- a CDS encoding DUF1624 domain-containing protein: MTFPLTHKSATAGSLNPAPSFIKSRIESIDVLRGLIMIIMALDHTRDFFHAQAYTDDPLNLDTTTPVLYITRWITHFCAPTFALLSGTSIYLQGLRKSRSELSLFLLKRGLWLIVAEVLLIAPADTFTLFNPITLVVFWSLGISMVFMVGLTWLPFRVILSLGLAIVLGHNLLDAVEQAPGFTSGFGWALVHGGSHRVFDYAPGRVIVVLYPFLPWLGLMMLGYCLGRLFEPAVSATKRQQWLVYLGAGAIGLFVVLRLLNGYGDPFPWSVQKDGLTTLFSFLKVHKYPPSLLYMCITVGPGLLGLALLENVHNRITGVLRTYGRTAFFYYTIHFYMLHTLRMLVFFAAGHTMTEADKSLQIIPMRFVLPGDGGYDLGVVYLIWLAVVASLYPLCRWFDAYKTTHKEQWWLSYL, encoded by the coding sequence ATGACCTTTCCGCTCACCCATAAATCGGCAACCGCAGGCTCCCTCAATCCAGCGCCTTCATTCATCAAAAGCCGCATCGAGTCCATCGACGTACTGCGGGGTCTGATTATGATCATTATGGCGCTGGACCATACGCGCGATTTCTTTCACGCTCAGGCCTATACCGACGATCCGCTCAATCTCGATACGACCACACCGGTCCTGTACATCACCCGCTGGATTACCCACTTCTGCGCCCCTACGTTTGCCTTACTATCCGGTACGTCCATCTACCTGCAGGGCTTACGAAAATCGCGCAGCGAGTTGAGTTTGTTCCTGCTGAAACGGGGTCTATGGCTCATTGTAGCCGAGGTACTCCTGATTGCACCGGCGGATACGTTTACCCTGTTTAATCCCATCACGCTGGTTGTTTTCTGGTCGCTGGGCATCAGTATGGTGTTCATGGTCGGGCTGACCTGGCTGCCGTTCCGGGTCATACTGAGCCTTGGTTTAGCGATCGTTTTAGGCCATAATCTGCTGGATGCGGTGGAACAGGCACCGGGATTTACGTCGGGTTTTGGGTGGGCGCTGGTTCATGGCGGCAGTCACCGTGTGTTTGACTACGCTCCCGGTCGGGTCATTGTGGTACTATACCCGTTTCTTCCCTGGCTGGGGCTAATGATGCTGGGCTACTGCCTGGGTCGTTTGTTTGAGCCAGCGGTTTCGGCCACGAAGCGTCAACAGTGGCTGGTTTATCTCGGTGCCGGAGCCATTGGGTTATTTGTTGTGCTGCGTTTGCTGAATGGATACGGCGACCCCTTCCCCTGGAGCGTCCAGAAAGACGGCCTCACCACATTGTTCTCGTTCCTGAAGGTGCATAAATACCCACCCTCGCTGCTGTATATGTGCATTACGGTAGGCCCGGGCCTGTTGGGCCTGGCGTTGCTGGAGAATGTACACAATCGCATTACGGGCGTGCTGCGCACCTACGGACGAACAGCCTTTTTTTATTACACGATCCATTTTTATATGCTGCATACCCTGCGCATGCTAGTCTTTTTTGCCGCTGGTCATACCATGACGGAGGCCGATAAGTCGCTGCAAATCATACCAATGCGGTTTGTGCTTCCCGGCGATGGAGGCTACGATCTTGGGGTGGTTTATCTCATTTGGCTAGCCGTTGTCGCGTCGTTGTATCCCCTGTGTCGCTGGTTTGATGCCTACAAAACAACGCACAAAGAGCAGTGGTGGCTGAGCTATCTGTAA
- a CDS encoding GNAT family N-acetyltransferase: MNKSENVQTRTVVIPDDLEAVKKLWFDYLVWGNDKMQELYGVHPHNPQEAVEQDIQQIGKFQPPYGQLILASYDGKLCGLGSLKRINSEIGEIKRMFIDPATRRIGAGRAILEELLLEAKKVGYKKLRLDSPKFMEAAHSLYRSVGFHDIDAYPEMEIPAEFKDYLLFMELDLTDDTT; this comes from the coding sequence ATGAACAAAAGTGAAAATGTGCAAACAAGAACGGTTGTCATTCCTGACGACCTGGAAGCCGTAAAAAAATTATGGTTTGACTATTTAGTTTGGGGGAACGACAAAATGCAGGAACTCTATGGCGTCCATCCCCATAATCCCCAAGAAGCTGTTGAACAGGATATCCAACAGATTGGCAAGTTTCAACCGCCTTACGGACAGCTAATCCTGGCTAGTTATGACGGTAAACTATGTGGACTTGGAAGCCTAAAACGTATCAACTCCGAAATCGGTGAAATAAAACGAATGTTTATTGATCCAGCTACCAGACGAATTGGGGCTGGACGAGCGATCCTCGAAGAACTTCTACTTGAAGCGAAAAAAGTCGGCTATAAAAAACTTCGGCTTGACAGTCCCAAGTTTATGGAAGCAGCTCATTCCTTATACAGAAGTGTTGGATTTCATGACATTGACGCGTATCCGGAAATGGAAATCCCCGCAGAATTTAAAGACTATTTGTTGTTTATGGAATTGGATTTAACCGACGACACTACCTAA
- a CDS encoding YybH family protein has translation MKTNPFTLLLAVVAITSVCVTGCNAPAQKKETATEQVAAKPDMAAIKTEIQAIETQWASATTARDIDKVMALYADDAVEMADDEPMCIGKAAIRQVLLKSMKARQTGTTVFYETMDVYGDDNLVTEVGKTTIKDAAGNVVSTGKYMGIFEKRDGKFICIRDINNEDQKGK, from the coding sequence ATGAAAACCAATCCATTTACCCTACTTCTGGCCGTTGTTGCCATAACGTCTGTCTGTGTTACCGGTTGCAACGCCCCCGCCCAAAAAAAGGAAACTGCAACCGAGCAGGTAGCTGCTAAACCCGATATGGCCGCCATCAAAACGGAAATACAAGCCATCGAAACCCAATGGGCCAGCGCCACAACAGCCAGGGACATCGACAAAGTAATGGCACTCTACGCAGACGATGCCGTAGAAATGGCCGACGACGAACCCATGTGTATAGGAAAGGCTGCTATCCGGCAGGTATTGCTCAAAAGTATGAAAGCGCGCCAAACCGGAACTACGGTTTTCTACGAGACGATGGACGTATACGGCGATGACAATCTAGTGACTGAAGTCGGGAAGACAACGATTAAAGACGCGGCTGGCAACGTAGTGAGCACCGGCAAATACATGGGTATTTTTGAAAAACGCGACGGAAAGTTTATCTGCATCCGCGATATTAACAACGAGGATCAAAAAGGCAAGTGA